One Natronomonas moolapensis 8.8.11 genomic region harbors:
- a CDS encoding iron-sulfur cluster assembly scaffold protein: MQGSKMYQEVILNHYRNPRRWGRLSPVTVSHTGENASCGDELTFDLRLAGDGETIEEVAFTGEGCAISIASASLLAEELPGMTLSEVRDLDRDDALDLLGIEPTPMRIPCAVLAEKVVQDGVESYEEGT; this comes from the coding sequence ATGCAGGGGTCCAAGATGTATCAGGAGGTAATCCTGAATCACTACCGTAACCCTCGAAGGTGGGGCCGCCTCTCGCCGGTTACCGTCTCTCACACTGGCGAGAACGCCTCCTGTGGCGACGAACTCACGTTCGACCTCAGACTCGCCGGGGACGGTGAGACGATCGAAGAGGTCGCGTTCACTGGAGAAGGCTGTGCGATCAGCATTGCGAGCGCGAGCCTGCTTGCGGAGGAACTCCCGGGAATGACGCTCTCGGAGGTTCGTGATCTCGACCGCGATGACGCTCTCGATCTCTTGGGAATCGAGCCGACGCCGATGCGCATCCCGTGTGCCGTGCTCGCGGAGAAAGTGGTTCAGGACGGCGTCGAGAGCTACGAGGAGGGTACGTAA
- a CDS encoding MogA/MoaB family molybdenum cofactor biosynthesis protein, which produces MIQNDRELPPAADRRTTDADGHDCIDPLGVAIVTVSSSRGDGVEKTPSDPSGDAIASILIEAGHVVTSRRMIPDDYVRIKTTVSDCLDSPDVDLVVTTGGTGVTVDDVTPDAASELFDRELPGFGEAFRWLSWEEVRTRIVSTRATAGIARDVPVFVLPGSENAVGLATAEIIAEEAPHLAGLATSHEVE; this is translated from the coding sequence GTGATCCAGAATGACCGCGAACTCCCGCCAGCAGCGGACCGACGGACGACGGACGCCGACGGCCACGACTGTATCGACCCGCTGGGCGTGGCCATCGTAACCGTGTCCTCGTCCCGCGGAGATGGCGTCGAAAAGACGCCGTCCGATCCCAGTGGCGACGCCATTGCGAGTATCCTCATCGAAGCGGGTCACGTCGTCACGTCACGCCGGATGATTCCAGACGACTACGTCCGAATCAAGACCACAGTGAGCGACTGTCTGGACAGCCCGGACGTCGACCTCGTCGTGACCACAGGCGGGACGGGAGTCACCGTCGACGACGTTACTCCGGACGCGGCGAGCGAGCTCTTCGACCGCGAACTACCGGGCTTCGGCGAGGCGTTCCGATGGCTCTCGTGGGAGGAGGTACGGACGCGCATCGTCTCCACCCGTGCGACAGCGGGTATCGCCCGCGACGTACCGGTGTTTGTCCTCCCGGGAAGTGAAAACGCCGTCGGGCTCGCCACGGCGGAAATCATCGCTGAGGAAGCCCCGCATCTCGCCGGACTTGCAACTAGCCACGAGGTGGAGTAA
- a CDS encoding CobW family GTP-binding protein, whose protein sequence is MAIDEQPPITILSGGLGAGKTTLLNHLLSVAGEQYDIAVLVNDVGEMNVDADLIENGSELSMEGGGVTELSNGCICCGLQDELDQELLRLAFDEEFDHLVIEASGISDPAPIAQRFVPPARSSALYDLDTTVTVVDAAQFHQAFVDGHPLKSTDDDARPLSDLLAEQVEFCDVLVLNKCDLVTDEEREAVERVVRTLHPGVEVVQTTESTVDPERVLGTGRFDRDEASNSARWKQALSTDHGDGTDVDSDEHHESQTEADDHSHEHGDDHDQAHDHSHPPEEFGVDSFVYERHRPFHPERFSEWLRSFPESVVRAKGHLWVAGRDRYALNLSQAGTQTHIEVNGRWAVTLPKPQRESYRESRSDLHWDDQWGDREVKLVFIGAGMDEPSITDALDDRLVSETEVEDDWGAFENPFPGTMEYSQPPMEQRLVVGDRS, encoded by the coding sequence ATGGCTATCGACGAGCAACCCCCGATTACGATCCTCAGCGGTGGGCTCGGAGCTGGGAAGACGACCCTGCTGAACCACCTGCTGAGCGTCGCCGGCGAGCAATACGACATTGCTGTCCTCGTTAACGACGTCGGAGAAATGAACGTCGACGCCGACCTCATCGAGAACGGCTCCGAACTCTCGATGGAGGGTGGCGGTGTCACGGAGCTGTCGAACGGGTGTATCTGCTGTGGGCTACAGGACGAGCTGGATCAGGAGTTGTTGCGTCTCGCCTTCGACGAGGAGTTCGATCACCTCGTTATCGAAGCTTCAGGTATCAGCGATCCAGCCCCCATCGCCCAGCGGTTCGTCCCGCCCGCACGTTCGTCGGCACTGTACGATCTCGATACGACCGTCACGGTGGTCGACGCCGCACAGTTCCATCAGGCGTTCGTCGATGGCCACCCACTCAAGTCGACAGACGACGACGCCCGACCACTGTCGGACCTCCTCGCCGAACAGGTCGAGTTCTGCGACGTACTCGTCCTCAACAAGTGCGACCTCGTCACTGACGAGGAACGCGAAGCGGTCGAACGCGTCGTCCGAACACTGCACCCAGGGGTTGAGGTCGTCCAAACGACTGAAAGCACTGTCGACCCGGAACGAGTTCTCGGAACGGGTCGATTCGATCGGGACGAGGCGAGTAACTCCGCCCGGTGGAAACAGGCCCTCTCGACCGATCACGGAGACGGCACAGACGTCGATTCAGACGAGCACCACGAGAGCCAGACGGAGGCGGACGACCACAGCCACGAACATGGCGACGACCACGATCAAGCGCACGACCACAGTCACCCACCAGAGGAGTTCGGTGTCGACTCGTTCGTCTACGAGCGCCACCGACCGTTCCATCCCGAACGGTTCAGCGAGTGGCTCCGCTCGTTCCCTGAATCCGTCGTCAGAGCGAAAGGGCACCTGTGGGTCGCCGGACGCGATCGCTACGCCCTCAACCTGAGCCAAGCGGGAACACAAACTCACATCGAAGTCAACGGTCGGTGGGCGGTCACGCTTCCTAAGCCCCAGCGCGAGTCCTACCGCGAATCGCGGTCGGACCTCCACTGGGACGATCAATGGGGTGACCGCGAGGTGAAACTCGTCTTCATCGGCGCTGGAATGGACGAACCCAGTATCACCGACGCCCTTGACGACCGCCTCGTTTCGGAGACAGAGGTGGAAGACGACTGGGGAGCGTTCGAGAATCCGTTCCCGGGGACAATGGAGTACTCACAGCCCCCGATGGAGCAACGCCTCGTGGTAGGTGACCGATCGTGA